The Sulfurimonas sp. genome includes the window TTTAAAAACTATAGCTGAAATGCGTTTTGGGAAAAACGGATATTTTTGGATAAATGATACAACTCCTAAAATGCTTATGCATCCAATAAAACCAGCGTTAGATGGAAAAAATCTTTCAAAAGCTAAAGATTCTAATGGTGTTTATCTTTTTAATGAGATGGTTAGAGTTGCTAAAACAAAAGGTGAAGGAATGGTTGAGTACAGTTGGGCAAAACCAGGTTCAAACAAGCCTGTTCCTAAAATGTCTTATGTTATTTTGTTTAAGCAATGGGATTGGATTGTTGGTACTGGAGAATATATAGATAATATTGAAGCTCAAGTGCAAGAAATGCGTGTAAGCTCAAATGAACAGATAGCTGCTTTGACAATAAAAACAATTATTACTTCTTTTATTTTAGCAATATTTATTGGTTTAATATCAAGTTATGTGGCGAATAAAGCTATTATAGGACCAATCAGAAGCATACTTGGTATTACACAAGATTTAGCAAGAGGTGAGGGTGATTTAACAAAAAGAATCATTATTGATAGCACAGATGAGATTAAAGATGTTGCAGATAATATAAATGAGTTTATTTGCAAAGTTCATAGCAGTGTAGATGGAGCTAAAAAATCAAGTTTTGAGAATTCATCTGTATCGAATGAACTATCTGTAACCGCTCTTGAAGTTGGTTCAAATGTTGAAAAATCTGTAAAGATTGTTGATACAACAACTGCGAATGCTTCGCAAGCACAGGAGCAGATTAAGTTAGCTATAGAAGACGCGCTAAGTTCAAAACAAGAAATGTTAGTAGCTAATGATATGTTAAATGGAGCGAGAGATGAAATCATTGTTCTAACATCAAAAGTTCAAATAAGCGTTGAATCTGAAGCAGAACTTGCTATGAAAATAGAAGAACTTTCTCATGATACAGAACAAGTAAAAGATGTTCTTGTTGTTATCTCTGATATTGCAGAACAAACTAATTTGCTTGCTTTAAATGCAGCTATTGAGGCTGCTAGAGCAGGAGAACATGGTCGTGGATTTGCTGTTGTTGCAGATGAAGTACGAAAACTAGCGGAGAGAACTCAAAAATCATTAGCAGAAATAAATGCAACAATAAATGTTATTGTTCAATCAACTGCATCTGCGAGTGATGAAATGAGTTCAAATTCTAAGCAAATGGAAGAGTTATCCATTATTTCAATAGAGGTTGAGGCTAAAATAGAATCGACTACTGAGTTGGTTCAAAAAGCCACTCAAGCGAGTGATAAAGTTGTTGAAGATTTTGAACTTACTGGAAATCAATTAAATGATATAGTTGAAGGAATCAAAGAAATCAACTCCATATCTTCCCAAAATTCAAGAAGCGTTGAAGAAATAGCAAGTGCGGCTGAACATCTAAATAGCTTAACGGATGAACTATCTACTAAGCTAGAGCAGTTTAAAACATAAAGAGTATGAGATGATGATATAACATAGTCTCAATGTAACTAGAGCGGTTCTTAAACTTAACTAACATGTAAGCCTTTGATAATACTTATTGTTTTGTTATGACGCTCTTTTCTTTGCTGTAAAAAATCATGTTTTTCTTCATTTATATTTTTAAATTCTTCTACTAACCTATCATAATTTTTATTTAAAAAAGTATTGTTTGTATTCATCATATTTTGAAGTTCGTAAAGATGAAAACTTATGTTAAGCCTTTCTTTTATCTCGTCAAGTTTAGGTTGATATAAAGAAAATTTTGTAGGGTTTTGCTCATAAAGTTTTATAGACTGCTCAACTTTCTTTTCTAAGAAGCCAACACATACTCCAGTAGCATTTTGATAGTTAAAACTAACAGCAGAGCTTAAATGATTAAACTCTGAGCTTATTTTTGCATAAGAAGAGTGTATCTCATCACTATAAGGCTTCAAGATGTTCTCGTAAGCCTTAGAAGCAAATTTACGGATATTTGCAAACTCTATATCTGAATCAACTTGCTTAGATTTTCTGATAAACTCATATGGATTTTGCCATCTTCTTATTTTCTTTTTAAGCATCTCATATACAAGAGCATTGTTTTCATTAACTTCATCTTGAATTTCTTTTAAGTTTCTAACATATTTTTTAAACATCTTTCCTACAATATCATCATCATAAAAAAGGTGTTTATATATTGCGTCCGAGGCAATCTTAGATACTTTGTACTCAACAGGTTCAAAAACTGTTTTACTCTTTAATAAACCTACTTTCTGCTCGGCATATCTAGTTCTAGTTACTTGTTCTATGTGATTATAAATATCATTGGCGATAGTATCTATAATTTCTTCTATTCTACTATAAGCATCTTTTAGCTTTTTTGTAAACCTATTTTTAAGTTCAGCAAATTTCTTATCTGCTTCTTCTTCAAATTCATTAAGCTCACCATCGAGTTCATTGTATATTTTTAAAAACAATTTATGCTGTTTTATAAGGTCTGAGCAAATAATATTTATATCTTTTTTAATTGCAAAATCTTTTGAACTGTTTGCAAGTGGTCTAATATTTTCATCTATAAACTTTAAAACAAGCTCTATATTTGATTCTTTTAATAAATTTATATTACTACTTAAATCGCTACTTAAAATATCTTCTATTTTTTGCTGATATGCTTTATATTCTTTCTCAATATCAATAGTAGTAGAAGATTTTAAACTATTTGAAAGTGATTTTAAAAATTCTTCTAGTTCCTCTTGTGTTTGTATTTTTTTATCATGTGTTCTTGATTCAAGTGCTTGTATAGCTGAAATAGGAATAACATCACTAAAATATTCTGCAAAGTTTTTTTTAACATAATCAACACTTTGTTTTACTTGGCTAGGCTCAAACTTATCTTTTTGATTTAAGACACAAAGTGATTTTCCTTGGTACTCATTTAGATACTGCTCTAAAACCTTGGCTTCACTAAGCTTACCTGCATTGTCTATGAGAGAGAGCCAAATAATACCATCTACTTCTTTTAATACTTTTTGGGTTGTAGTTGTGTCTGTTATGGCTTGAGAATTTAATCCAGGAGTATCAACGAAGACTATATCCTTTAAAAGCTCCAGAGGAACATAAAGAGTTAAATACTCTATTTCCTCTACAACTTCACGCTGGTCTGTAAATTTTGATATATTTTCAACACTTTGATATTCGTCTCTTCCATCTTTATATCTTATACGTATTTTTAGCTCATCCGCATAGCGTATGTAATTCACTTTTGATGTTACTGGTGTTATTCCTGTTGGAAGTATATTTTTTGATAAAAGAGCATTTAAGAAAGTTGATTTACCGCTTGAGAATTGCCCTGTTATCGCAACTTTCATAGGCTCCTTAGCTCTTATTTCTAGTTTTAGTAAAGCATCTCGTAACTCTTTACTTGGTGACATTTTTTCATCAAGCATAGCGTAGCTTGTTTTTTGAATAAGACCAAGAAGGTTTTCATCAAATTCCGGAACAATGTCTATAAACTTCTCTTTGTATGAGGTAATAAATAAGTCTAATTTGCTCATGATATTTTTCCAAGATGATTTAAATCATTTTTCACTTTTTGAATAAGCATTATTTTTTGCTCAATACTTGATAACCTTGTAGAAGTGTCAAATGATTTATCCTGTACTCTGTGTTTTGCTTTTATAATATTGTCTTCTTTTGTATTCATCTCAAATTCTATTTTTTTAACAGGTTCTTTGCATGTTGATTCAAATTGATTTACTAAATCAATATTTATTTTTTCTGTTTTATTGTTAAACTTTGCATATAGCTCATCAAACGCTTGAGTAAAGAAATCTTCACATTGTTTATCTAAAGCTTCTATTTCTTTTTTAGAAGATGACTTTATTGCAGAATTTACTTTCTGTATTAAGATTAAGTTGCTGTTTACTAGGTTTAAATCTCCAAAGTGCTTTTCAAAAAAATATTTTGCATCTCCAGTATTACTATCCGCCTCTTTAAAACCTTCAAAATTTCTTTGTATTTTTTCAAAAGAATTTTGCATCTTTTTTTGAAACTGGTATCTATAATCTCTAAGCAAATCAATAAAGCCATCTTTTATACCTGTCTCTATAATTGAAGAAATTCTACTTTCTTCAGGTTTTGTTTTATTTTTTCTCAATTCATAAGATACATCATCGGTAACTCTTCTTTTAACAATGTTTTGCAAAGTTGTCATTTTATTTTTAGATATATTTTTAAGTGTTGAAAAATAATTGATTAATTCACTTTTTGAATCGTCGATATCTTGATTTAGTTTTGTTATCTTTGTTTTAATTTCTACTATACTTTCTTGATGTTTGTTGTATTCATTCTCAATTTCACTAGCACTTTTACCAAGCAAGTCTCTTTCAATATTTAAAGCATTTAGTGAGCTATTAGCTATACCTAGAAGTTCTTTAGTATTTGATTCTATGACTAAGATAGCCTTTTGTGAGTTATCTCCAAAAAGTATATCATTTAAGTAACTTTCAATTTCTAAAATACCTGTTTTTTCAAGTGGATATCCGATTTTTGTAGCTTCTTCACCTTGACCTATGCGATGCATAAGTGCCATCTTCCCCGCAATAGGAATAAAGTCAATTTTATCTATGATTGAGTTAAACTGTGCTTCTTTGTTTAAACTTTTAAGTTTCGCTTTTATGCTCTGTTTTGTGTACTCTATAACTTCATCTAATTCTTTTTTACTTACTGTGTCAATTCTTGTTATAACGATTAGAAGTCTTGCGATGCTTTGGTAGAGTAGAGTATCAGTTATAAACTCTATATCTTTTTGCGTCGCTGATTGATTTACATTCATTAAGTGACACATCAAGTCACACTCATAAAGATAGCTTTTTGTTATCTCTTCTCTTTGGATTACAGGGTCATCTAATCCAGGAGTATCAACAATTTCCACTCCATTTTCAACGAATTTTAAATCAGTATAAAGTTCAACACTTTTAACTAAATTACATTTTTTATCTGAATGTTCGGCAGATGTGTAAGAGGGAAGTTCATCTATGCTTATCTCAGCACTAAAACCATTGTCTGTAATAAAGGTACTCAAATTATCCTTAAAGTGTTCCTTAGTTTCCTTTATGAAAGGTTTCATACTTTCAAGAGTAAGAGCACTCTTTTCTATATTTTTCCATTCGTTACTTGTCCAAAAGTTTACTTTTGCACTTGGTTTTTTTGCGTACTTTATAATACTTAAATTTGCTGTTTCAGGTATAACAGAAGTCCCCAATATCTCCTTGCCTAAAAGAGCATTTAAAAGTGTAGATTTACCAGCATTCATTACGCCTGTAATACCAATAGAGAATTTTTCGCTTCTTATCTTTTTTGGTATGATTGTTAATCGTTCATATAAATTTTCATCTTCAACACCATTTTTAAGATTATCTACAGCAGTACAAAGTGAGTTCAAAGCACTCTCAAAGAAGTTTGAACCACTTTTAGCTTTGACTATATGGATAGGTTGAATTTCTTCTTTTTTTGCTTCTATCAGAGTTAAAAGGCTTATTAGTCGTCTACTTATCTCATAGCCTATAATATTTTCTTTTCTTAGTCTGTCAAACCTTTGTTGTATCTCTTTATTTAGTTTTATATTGCCATTAGCATTTAAAAAAAAGAGAAGCTCTTTTTGAATATACTGAACTCTTTGCTTATCCCATTCATTTAGACCAACAAGAAACTTCATAGCTTCTCTAGCTTCGCTTATATCTGAAAAATTATCTATATTTGAGGGAGTAACGATAAGCAAGATGGAAGTATAATCACAAAAAGCTTCGTGATTAGATTTTAAAGTAGATGTTAAAAAAGTTTTAATATCTCCAAGACTTGAGAAAAGTTGTTTT containing:
- a CDS encoding methyl-accepting chemotaxis protein, giving the protein MSVKMKIIILIIITIIAVSAAMIIQAVYNINAMTEDNIAKYKKEAYSSKENELKNYVSVAIKSIESYHKRTAKDKIKKEVENELKEQTDFLFGIIKKAYKQNKDKMSKEQLQKYLKSIVASARYGESGYFWINDTTPTMIMHPIKPALNGKELSKFKDPHGIFLFNNMVKAVKSSGAGVVDYHWAKPGFEKPQPKVSYVKKFKPYGWIIGTGAYVSDVTSNMKKEALKTIAEMRFGKNGYFWINDTTPKMLMHPIKPALDGKNLSKAKDSNGVYLFNEMVRVAKTKGEGMVEYSWAKPGSNKPVPKMSYVILFKQWDWIVGTGEYIDNIEAQVQEMRVSSNEQIAALTIKTIITSFILAIFIGLISSYVANKAIIGPIRSILGITQDLARGEGDLTKRIIIDSTDEIKDVADNINEFICKVHSSVDGAKKSSFENSSVSNELSVTALEVGSNVEKSVKIVDTTTANASQAQEQIKLAIEDALSSKQEMLVANDMLNGARDEIIVLTSKVQISVESEAELAMKIEELSHDTEQVKDVLVVISDIAEQTNLLALNAAIEAARAGEHGRGFAVVADEVRKLAERTQKSLAEINATINVIVQSTASASDEMSSNSKQMEELSIISIEVEAKIESTTELVQKATQASDKVVEDFELTGNQLNDIVEGIKEINSISSQNSRSVEEIASAAEHLNSLTDELSTKLEQFKT
- a CDS encoding dynamin family protein: MSKLDLFITSYKEKFIDIVPEFDENLLGLIQKTSYAMLDEKMSPSKELRDALLKLEIRAKEPMKVAITGQFSSGKSTFLNALLSKNILPTGITPVTSKVNYIRYADELKIRIRYKDGRDEYQSVENISKFTDQREVVEEIEYLTLYVPLELLKDIVFVDTPGLNSQAITDTTTTQKVLKEVDGIIWLSLIDNAGKLSEAKVLEQYLNEYQGKSLCVLNQKDKFEPSQVKQSVDYVKKNFAEYFSDVIPISAIQALESRTHDKKIQTQEELEEFLKSLSNSLKSSTTIDIEKEYKAYQQKIEDILSSDLSSNINLLKESNIELVLKFIDENIRPLANSSKDFAIKKDINIICSDLIKQHKLFLKIYNELDGELNEFEEEADKKFAELKNRFTKKLKDAYSRIEEIIDTIANDIYNHIEQVTRTRYAEQKVGLLKSKTVFEPVEYKVSKIASDAIYKHLFYDDDIVGKMFKKYVRNLKEIQDEVNENNALVYEMLKKKIRRWQNPYEFIRKSKQVDSDIEFANIRKFASKAYENILKPYSDEIHSSYAKISSEFNHLSSAVSFNYQNATGVCVGFLEKKVEQSIKLYEQNPTKFSLYQPKLDEIKERLNISFHLYELQNMMNTNNTFLNKNYDRLVEEFKNINEEKHDFLQQRKERHNKTISIIKGLHVS
- a CDS encoding dynamin family protein, coding for MHIINDFFLLTWKEDAKQLFSSLGDIKTFLTSTLKSNHEAFCDYTSILLIVTPSNIDNFSDISEAREAMKFLVGLNEWDKQRVQYIQKELLFFLNANGNIKLNKEIQQRFDRLRKENIIGYEISRRLISLLTLIEAKKEEIQPIHIVKAKSGSNFFESALNSLCTAVDNLKNGVEDENLYERLTIIPKKIRSEKFSIGITGVMNAGKSTLLNALLGKEILGTSVIPETANLSIIKYAKKPSAKVNFWTSNEWKNIEKSALTLESMKPFIKETKEHFKDNLSTFITDNGFSAEISIDELPSYTSAEHSDKKCNLVKSVELYTDLKFVENGVEIVDTPGLDDPVIQREEITKSYLYECDLMCHLMNVNQSATQKDIEFITDTLLYQSIARLLIVITRIDTVSKKELDEVIEYTKQSIKAKLKSLNKEAQFNSIIDKIDFIPIAGKMALMHRIGQGEEATKIGYPLEKTGILEIESYLNDILFGDNSQKAILVIESNTKELLGIANSSLNALNIERDLLGKSASEIENEYNKHQESIVEIKTKITKLNQDIDDSKSELINYFSTLKNISKNKMTTLQNIVKRRVTDDVSYELRKNKTKPEESRISSIIETGIKDGFIDLLRDYRYQFQKKMQNSFEKIQRNFEGFKEADSNTGDAKYFFEKHFGDLNLVNSNLILIQKVNSAIKSSSKKEIEALDKQCEDFFTQAFDELYAKFNNKTEKINIDLVNQFESTCKEPVKKIEFEMNTKEDNIIKAKHRVQDKSFDTSTRLSSIEQKIMLIQKVKNDLNHLGKIS